Proteins from one Esox lucius isolate fEsoLuc1 chromosome 19, fEsoLuc1.pri, whole genome shotgun sequence genomic window:
- the mgat4c gene encoding alpha-1,3-mannosyl-glycoprotein 4-beta-N-acetylglucosaminyltransferase C: protein MRLVWKSLDKMRCFRKRSTIPFLGVLITSLLFLNLYIEDGYVLEEDKRQLRETSIHPPNSERYVHTFRDLTNFSGTINVTYRYLAGNPQPRKKYLTIGLSSVKRKRGNYLMETIKSIFDQSSYEELKEIVVVVHLAEFDLAWCENLVQDISRKFAHHIIAGRLLVIHAPEEYYPSLDGLKRNYNDPEDRVRFRSKQNVDYAFLLNFCTNLSDFYMMLEDDVRCSRNFLTSLKKVVTSRQGSYWVMLEFSKLGYIGKLYHSRDLPRLAHFLLMFYQEMPCDWLLIHFRGLLAQKDVIRFKPSLFQHMGYYSSYKGAENKLKDDDFEEDSIDIPDNPPASLHTNINVFENYDATKAYSSVDEYFWGKPPSTGDFFVIVFNKSTKISKIKIVTGTDDRQNDILHHGALEVGEKLVGTKRGRQCSSYITLGEFKNGNIEVQDIDHKIAFDIECVRIVVTASQKEWLIIRSISLWTTQPSSQ, encoded by the exons ATGAGGCTAGTGTGGAAGTCCCTGGACAAGATGAGGTGTTTCCGTAAACGCTCCACCATCCCCTTCCTGGGAGTCCTGATCACCTCTCTGCTCTTCCTCAACCTATACATTGAAGATGGATATGTCCTG GAAGAGGATAAAAGACAACTGAGAGAAACATCAATACATCCTCCTAACTCTGAGAGATATGTTCACACCTTTAGAGATCTCACAAATTTCTCTGGAACCATAAACGTCACATACCGTTACCTTGCTGGGAATCCACAGCCACGAAAGA AATATCTAACCATTGGGTTGTCTTCTGTCAAAAGAAAAAGAGGGAATTACCTCATGGAGACTATTAAATCAATTTTTGACCAGTCCAGTTATGAGGAGTTGAAAGAGATTGTGGTCGTGGTCCATCTGGCCGAATTTGATCTGGCCTGGTGTGAAAACCTGGTGCAGGACATCTCCAGGAAATTTGCCCACCACATCATCGCTGGGCGTCTCCTTGTGATTCATGCCCCTGAGGAATATTACCCATCACTGGATGGGCTAAAAAGGAACTACAATGACCCAGAAGACAGGGTGCGCTTCCGCTCCAAGCAGAACGTGGACTACGCTTTCTTGCTCAACTTCTGCACTAATCTCTCTGATTTCTACATGATGCTGGAGGACGACGTGCGATGTTCCCGGAATTTTCTGACATCCTTGAAGAAGGTGGTCACCTCCAGGCAAGGTTCCTACTGGGTGATGCTGGAGTTTTCCAAGCTTGGCTACATAGGGAAGCTTTACCACTCAAGAGATCTGCCACGCCTGGCCCACTTTCTGCTCATGTTCTACCAGGAGATGCCCTGCGATTGGCTCCTCATTCATTTCCGGGGCCTGCTGGCCCAGAAGGATGTGATCCGCTTCAAGCCCTCCCTGTTCCAGCACATGGGCTACTACTCCTCATACAAGGGGGCAGAAAACAAGTTGAAGGATGATGACTTTGAAGAGGACTCCATTGACATCCCTGACAACCCCCCTGCCAGCCTTCACACAAACATTAATGTATTTGAAAACTATGATGCCACCAAGGCTTATAGCAGTGTGGACGAATACTTTTGGGGGAAACCCCCTTCTACCGGAGACTTCTTTGTAATAGTTTTTAACAAATCGACTAAAATtagcaaaataaaaattgtgACAGGAACAGATGATCGTCAGAATGATATCTTACACCATGGAGCTCTAGAAGTTGGTGAGAAGCTGGTGGGAACAAAGAGGGGAAGGCAGTGTTCTTCCTACATCACATTAGGGGAGTTTAAAAATGGCAACATTGAGGTCCAAGACATAGACCACAAGATTGCTTTTGACATTGAGTGTGTACGTATCGTGGTGACTGCCAGTCAGAAAGAATGGCTGATCATTAGGAGTATAAGTTTGTGGACTACACAACCGTCCAGTCAATGA